One Cyanobacteria bacterium FACHB-DQ100 DNA segment encodes these proteins:
- a CDS encoding insulinase family protein, with amino-acid sequence MTSTITLSQNRMVHHTVLSNGITVLVTENPSADIIAARLFLKTGSRWEPYDKAGLSHLVAAVMTKGTEEHSSLEIAERVESIGASLGTDAASDYFLLSLKTVSADFPEMLDLAGELLRSATFPEAEVELERRLTLQAIRSQQEQPFTVALDHLRQTMYGEHPYALSGLGTTSTVEKLTRQDLQDYYKTYFRPDNLIISIAGRITPDQAVSQVEEILGDWKAPSTPVADLTLPIVTSNPTRNSIPQETQQSIVILGYLAPSVQSSTMADYAALKLLNTYLGNGLSSRLFVELREKRGLAYEVSAFYPTRLDTSYFVTYMGTAPGNTEIALSGLKTEVDRLCDAPLSEEEIQTAKNKLLGQYALGKQTNSQLAQIFGWYETLGLGVEFDAQFQAAIANVTPETAQEVAGRYFGSPYVSLLGPAEAIENLHLA; translated from the coding sequence GTGACTTCAACTATCACCCTGTCTCAAAATCGAATGGTTCACCACACTGTGTTAAGCAATGGCATCACAGTGCTTGTCACCGAAAATCCGTCGGCTGATATTATTGCGGCTCGTTTGTTTCTGAAAACTGGAAGCCGTTGGGAGCCATACGATAAAGCGGGACTTTCGCACCTCGTCGCAGCGGTGATGACGAAAGGCACAGAAGAGCATTCGTCCTTGGAAATCGCAGAACGAGTTGAATCGATCGGGGCGAGTCTAGGCACCGATGCCGCTTCGGACTATTTTCTACTCAGCTTAAAAACTGTCTCCGCCGATTTTCCTGAAATGCTGGACTTGGCAGGAGAACTTTTACGATCGGCAACTTTTCCAGAGGCAGAAGTTGAGCTAGAACGACGGCTCACACTCCAAGCCATTCGCTCTCAGCAGGAGCAACCCTTCACGGTTGCGCTCGATCATTTACGCCAGACAATGTACGGCGAACATCCTTACGCACTTTCAGGTTTGGGAACGACCAGTACCGTCGAGAAGTTGACCCGTCAGGATCTCCAAGATTACTACAAAACATACTTCCGCCCCGATAACTTGATCATTAGCATTGCAGGTCGAATTACACCGGATCAAGCGGTATCGCAGGTTGAAGAAATTTTAGGAGACTGGAAGGCACCCTCGACACCGGTTGCGGATCTCACGTTACCGATCGTCACATCCAATCCAACCCGCAACAGCATTCCCCAAGAGACACAGCAATCGATCGTCATCCTCGGCTATCTTGCGCCCTCGGTTCAATCGAGTACGATGGCAGATTACGCTGCTCTCAAGTTGCTAAACACCTATTTAGGCAATGGTTTATCCAGCCGGCTGTTTGTTGAACTGCGTGAGAAGCGAGGTTTGGCTTATGAAGTGTCTGCCTTTTACCCGACGCGGCTTGATACCTCATATTTTGTTACCTACATGGGTACGGCTCCAGGAAATACAGAGATCGCGCTTTCCGGCTTGAAAACAGAAGTCGATCGCCTGTGCGATGCACCTTTGAGCGAAGAGGAGATCCAGACTGCCAAAAATAAGCTACTCGGACAATACGCTCTGGGTAAACAGACCAACTCTCAACTCGCACAAATTTTTGGCTGGTACGAAACCTTAGGATTAGGGGTCGAATTTGACGCGCAGTTTCAAGCCGCGATCGCCAACGTCACCCCAGAAACCGCACAAGAAGTTGCTGGTCGGTATTTTGGTTCTCCTTACGTTTCTTTACTAGGCCCAGCAGAGGCGATCGAGAATTTGCATCTTGCTTAA